From Methanosarcinales archaeon, one genomic window encodes:
- a CDS encoding PLDc_N domain-containing protein — MIAIGIYTVIVMAAFAFWLWMLIDCLQRPTERFPNGGEYDKLIWCLAIFFVHFIGAVLYYYLVKRKDSG, encoded by the coding sequence ATGATAGCAATCGGAATATATACCGTCATTGTCATGGCAGCCTTTGCCTTCTGGCTCTGGATGCTGATAGACTGTCTGCAAAGGCCGACCGAGCGGTTCCCCAACGGCGGCGAGTATGATAAGCTGATTTGGTGCCTTGCCATCTTCTTTGTGCATTTTATAGGGGCGGTGTTGTATTACTATCTTGTCAAGAGGAAGGATTCAGGATGA